A single Syngnathoides biaculeatus isolate LvHL_M chromosome 18, ASM1980259v1, whole genome shotgun sequence DNA region contains:
- the mtmr4 gene encoding myotubularin-related protein 4 isoform X6: protein MKVFRWLLRTRRDMVQHGERLQQNDQCERSAHGCAQVPFPVLQGEGVEYIGRADEAIIAISNYRLHIKFKESVINVPLRLIESVESRDMAQLHIICKDSKVVRCHFTTFKQCQDWVKRLSRATAHPSRLEDLFALAYHAWCLGGNADDEDQHVHLCRPGDHVRQRMEMEVKRMGFDTQNIWRMSAINCNYKLCSSYPQKFLVPIWITDKELESVASFRSWKRIPVVVYRHQRNGAVIARCSQPEISWWGWRNTDDEYLVTSIAKACQMDTGAKGSCCAPACQQRGEAPDSSDSDFDSSLTGSSGCDDSTVPQKLLILDARSYTAAVANRAKGGGCECEEYYPNCEVMFMGMANIHAIRNSFQALRTVCSQIPDPGNWLSALESTRWLQHLSVMLKAATLVCSSLEREGRPVLVHCSDGWDRTPQIVALAKILLDPYYRTLEGFQLLVETDWLDYGHKFGDRCGHQENADDVSEQSPVFLQWLDSVHQLLKQFPCLFEFNEAFLVKLVQHTYSCLYGTFLCNNAREREARNIDKRTCSVWSLLRTGNKNFQNFLYIPSQDMVLQPVCHTRALQLWTAVYLPTSSPCTAVDDSMELYLSPSVTGDELASRSLDRLPKTRSMDNLLSAFENDMPLTRTSSDPNLNKHCQEDPTASEAPPALDSSDAHDSDQVVPGGRDEEGPQRSPPKPSDGGSAAECCEGAPEEPCLTTQPLPSLPLPPVLLTSESIEAHTPLLAPVLQKVLLHTTTPTLPAPPQEAESTCNIVESTTPPTPESEPCIPLSHVTAPPATTLRGSLLDNQENGLLESADLMSLKLLTPLVPMEDSTETLIDQEEVSLALANKESEGPTLNHSTNDDPEVPVEPLKEVVTDPVKGRDQMLVAATSSMDCIQGGAHNLISPSPLSDMSLMGPHWESVQGLMQSACGGASYRARRSLQANGSQSHRLACKLLRSHGFALAGASQCCRKEALCCPSGPLQPTWPSAARSLNAPVACHQLPAVSYPSPSVSSSPLPPHTPAYLDDDGLPVPLDAVQQRLRQIEAGYKQEVEVLRQQVRQLRMRLESRQYSTPPSEPDIDYEDDITCLRESDNSPEEDSLSTQSEDRLSEGSWDRVESKDTEVTRWVPDHMASHCFNCDCEFWIAKRRHHCRNCGNVFCKDCCHLKLPIPDQQLYDPVLVCNNCHDLLLESRTREIRSQQFKKAIATASS, encoded by the exons ATGAAAGTCTTCAG GTGGTTGTTGCGCACACGCAGGGACATGGTACAGCATGGCGAGAGATTACAACAAAATGATCAGTGTGAAAGGTCCGCACACGGCTGTGCTCAG GTCCCCTTCCCAGTTCTTCAGGGGGAAGGGGTGGAATATATTGGCCGTGCAGATGAGGCTATCATTGCCATTTCAAATTACCGACTCCACATCAAGTTCAAGGAGTCTGTCATTAAT GTACCCCTTAGGCTGATTGAGAGTGTGGAGAGCAGAGATATGGCGCAGTTGCACATTATCTGCAAAGACTCCAAAGTTGTCAG aTGCCACTTTACAACATTCAAGCAATGTCAAGATTGGGTCAAGCGTCTGAGCAGGGCCACAGCTCACCCGTCGCGCCTGGAAGACCTCTTCGCGCTGGCTTATCATGCATGGTGTTTGGGAGGCAACGCTGATGATGAGGACCAGCACGTTCATCTGTGTCGCCCAG GTGATCATGTGCGTCAGAGAATGGAAATGGAGGTCAAAAGGATGGGCTTTGACACACAAAACATCTGGAGGATGTCAGCCATTAATTGCAACTACAA GCTGTGCTCCAGTTATCCACAGAAGTTTCTGGTCCCAATATGGATAACAGACAAGGAGCTAGAGAGTGTGGCTTCCTTCAGATCCTGGAAGAGGATTCCTGTGGTGGTCTATAG GCACCAGAGGAATGGAGCAGTGATTGCACGCTGCAGCCAGCCCGAGATTAGCTGGTGGGGCTGGAGGAACACAGATGATGAGTACTTGGTGACATCCATTGCCAAAGCTTGTCAAATGGACACGGGAGCCAAGGGTTCGTGTTGTGCACCTGCCTGCCAGCAACGTGGGGAAGCTCCTGACTCATCTGACAGTGATTTTG ACTCCTCACTGACGGGCAGCTCAGGCTGTGACGACAGCACCGTTCCACAGAAGCTGCTGATTCTGGACGCTCGCTCTTACACCGCTGCAGTGGCGAACCGTGCAAAGGGTGGAGGCTGCGAGTGTGAAG AGTACTACCCTAACTGTGAGGTGATGTTTATGGGAATGGCCAACATCCACGCCATCCGGAACAGTTTTCAGGCCCTGAGGACAGTCTGCAGCCAGATACCTGATCCAGGAAA CTGGCTTTCAGCTCTGGAAAGCACCCGTTGGCTGCAGCACCTGTCTGTTATGTTGAAGGCGGCCACTCTGGTGTGTTCCTCTCTGGAGAGAGAAGGTCGTCCTGTCCTTGTGCACTGTTCAGATGGATGGGACCGTACACCCCAGATTGTTGCCCTAGCTAAGATCCTGTTGGATCCCTACTACAGAACACTAGAG GGTTTCCAGTTGCTTGTGGAGACTGACTGGTTGGACTACGGTCACAAGTTTGGAGACCGCTGTGGCCACCAGGAGAATGCTGATGATGTCAGCGAGCAGTCTCCCGTCTTTCTGCAGTGGCTTGACAGTGTTCACCAGCTGCTAAAACAATTCCCTTGCCTGTTCGAGTTCAATGAGGCCTTCTTG GTCAAGTTGGTGCAGCATACATACTCATGTCTTTATGGTACTTTCCTGTGCAACAACGCCCGTGAGAGAGAGGCAAGGAACATTGACAAACGTACCTGCTCCGTCTGGTCCTTGCTTCGCACAGGAAACAAGAACTTTCAGAACTTCCTCTACATCCCCAGTCAAGATatg GTGCTGCAGCCTGTCTGCCACACACGCGCATTACAGCTATGGACGGCAGTCTACCTCCCCACATCTTCCCCTTGCACCGCTGTGGACGACTCCATGGAGCTCTACTTGTCCCCAAGTGTCACAGGGGATGAACTTGCCTCCCGTTCCCTTGACAG ACTTCCCAAGACCCGCTCTATGGACAACCttctgtcagcttttgagaatgACATGCCCCTGACACGGACTTCCAGTGACCCCAATCTTAACAAGCACTGCCAGGAGGATCCTACCGCCTCGGAGGCCCCACCCGCCCTCGATAGTTCAGATGCACACGACTCTGACCAAGTCGTACCTGGCGGCAGGGATGAGGAAGGCCCACAGCGGAGTCCTCCCAAGCCTTCAGATGGCGGTTCGGCTGCCGAATGTTGCGAGGGTGCGCCAGAGGAGCCGTGTCTCACCACTCAGCCTCTGCCCTCCTTGCCTCTTCCTCCTGTCCTCCTTACATCTGAAAGCATCGAGGCTCACACTCCACTCCTTGCTCCTGTCCTACAAAAAGTTTTACTACACACGACTACGCCTACTCTTCCAGCACCTCCGCAGGAGGCCGAGAGCACCTGTAATATTGTTGAGAGCACCACACCACCCACTCCCGAATCAGAGCCCTGCATACCGCTGAGCCACGTCACCGCACCACCCGCAACCACGCTTCGCGGGTCCTTGCTTGACAACCAGGAAAACGGCCTCCTGGAATCAGCAGACCTCATGTCTCTGAAGCTTTTAACGCCGCTGGTTCCCATGGAGGACTCCACTGAGACTCTTATAGATCAAGAAGAAGTGTCCCTCGCTCTGGCTAATAAGGAAAGCGAGGGCCCAACTCTGAATCATTCCACCAATGACGATCCGGAGGTGCCCGTTGAGCCGCTCAAAGAGGTGGTGACAGATCCTGTCAAGGGAAGAGATCAGATGTTAGTCGCTGCAACGTCTTCTATGGACTGCATCCAGGGAGGAGCTCACAATCTCATCTCCCCAAGCCCGTTGTCAGACATGTCCCTGATGGGCCCCCACTGGGAGAGTGTTCAGGGCCTAATGCAGTCTGCCTGCGGCGGTGCCAGTTACCGCGCCAGGCGCTCTCTCCAAGCCAACGGCTCCCAGAGCCACCGACTGGCCTGTAAGCTCCTCCGCTCGCATGGCTTTGCCCTCGCCGGCGCTTCCCAGTGCTGCCGCAAGGAGGCTCTTTGTTGTCCCAGCGGCCCCCTGCAGCCCACATGGCCTTCTGCAGCAAGGAGCCTGAACGCACCCGTTGCCTGCCACCAGCTTCCAGCTGTATCATACCCCTCACCTTCCGTGTCCAGCTCCCCTCTCCCACCTCACACTCCAGCCTACCTCGACGACGACGGGCTGCCGGTGCCCTTGGACGCTGTGCAGCAAAGGCTGCGTCAGATTGAGGCGGgctacaaacaggaagtggaggtACTGCGGCAGCAGGTGCGGCAGCTGCGCATGCGACTGGAGAGCAGACAATACAGCACCCCTCCCTCAGAGCCCGACATTGATTATGAGGATGATATT ACATGTTTACGGGAGTCGGACAACAGTCCGGAGGAAGACTCTCTGTCTACCCAGAGTGAAGACCGACTGTCTGAGGGCAGCTGGGATCGAGTGGAGAGTAAGGACACGGAG gtCACAAGGTGGGTGCCTGACCACATGGCCTCTCATTGTTTCAACTGCGACTGTGAATTCTGGATAGCCAAGAGACGTCACCACTGCAG GAACTGCGGCAATGTGTTCTGTAAGGACTGTTGTCATCTGAAGCTGCCCATCCCAGACCAGCAGCTGTACGACCCGGTGCTGGTGTGCAACAACTGCCACGACCTGCTCCTCGAGTCACGAACCCGTGAGATCCGCAGCCAGCAGTTCAAAAAGGCCATCGCCACGGCCTCAAGTTGA